A DNA window from Macadamia integrifolia cultivar HAES 741 chromosome 4, SCU_Mint_v3, whole genome shotgun sequence contains the following coding sequences:
- the LOC122075692 gene encoding zinc-finger homeodomain protein 11, with amino-acid sequence MELTPNPTPTTATATATAKLQEAESETQSPHPPPTQLSKPTNDHLTPKALSFTNGILKRRHHLRPSSPVVPVPVIYKECQKNHAASLGGHALDGCGEFMPSPSATPTEPTSIKCAACGCHRNFHRREPEEPTLSFDFHHHPPPPPPAATARGRSPNSPSPPPLSSSYYPSAPHMLLALSSGLSAPSDIHQPVNNYNHHVAPSAAAMTTASPNGRKRFRSKFSQEQKEKMLSFSERLGWKMQKRDEELVEKFCNEVGVGKGVLKVWMHNNKHTFAKRDHNNADNNNISSRISLDDIHNHKHGLGVHRDTSTSPLVTTTTTNGSSSSS; translated from the coding sequence ATGGAATTAACCCCCAATCCCACCcccaccaccgccaccgccaccgccaccgccaaaCTGCAGGAAGCAGAATCGGAGACACAATCACCTCATCCTCCACCGACCCAACTCTCTAAGCCCACCAACGACCACTTAACTCCAAAGGCCTTATCTTTTACCAACGGCATACTCAAACGCCGCCATCATCTCCGCCCGAGCAGCCCGGTGGTGCCAGTACCGGTTATTTACAAAGAATGTCAGAAGAACCACGCCGCAAGCCTAGGTGGCCATGCCTTGGATGGTTGCGGAGAGTTCATGCCATCTCCCTCTGCCACCCCCACCGAACCTACTTCCATTAAATGCGCCGCTTGCGGTTGCCACCGCAACTTTCACCGCCGTGAACCTGAAGAACCCACCCTTTCCTTCGATTTCCACCAccacccaccaccaccaccacccgcTGCCACCGCTCGTGGGCGGAGCCCCAATTCACCTTCCCCACCTCCGCTTTCATCTTCTTACTACCCCTCTGCTCCCCACATGTTACTGGCTTTGAGTTCGGGACTCTCTGCTCCCTCAGATATCCATCAACCGGTGAATAATTACAACCATCATGTGGCTCCATCAGCAGCAGCAATGACCACGGCGAGCCCGAATGGACGTAAGAGGTTCAGGTCGAAATTCAGTCAGGAACAAAAGGAGAAGATGCTTTCTTTCTCGGAGAGATTGGGTTGGAAGATGCAGAAGAGGGATGAGGAATTGGTGGAAAAGTTCTGCAATGAGGTTGGTGTTGGGAAGGGCGTTTTGAAGGTTTGGATGCATAATAACAAGCACACGTTTGCCAAGAGGGATCATAACAACGCTGACAACAACAACATTAGCAGTAGAATTAGCCTTGACGACATCCACAATCACAAACACGGTTTGGGTGTTCACAGAGATACGAGTACTAGTCCTCTTGTTACCACCACCACTACTAAtggttcttcttcctcatcttga